The following coding sequences lie in one Hippoglossus hippoglossus isolate fHipHip1 chromosome 14, fHipHip1.pri, whole genome shotgun sequence genomic window:
- the afap1l1b gene encoding actin filament-associated protein 1-like 1b isoform X1: protein MEPKPQSVVVERLVNELGSLLKMLDHETVSPATADKMASIRNTLDSLQLSVNGSDVYMNSCLYGNGTSFVESLFEDFDCDLHMLSVSPVEQKEEVEKTDPNKSVPQTPTDTPPPVPTTPLPDDYYEEAVPLDPGSTPQYFTTNMNPSRDSVEDAYYEDADDNYPITLINGPPKNSYNDSDALSSSYESYEEEDDEAKGRDRPQRWTAEESPDGPIRDCRICAFLLRKKRFGQWTKQLVVVRDNKLQCYKSIKESTPHTELPLNLCNVIYVPKEGKKKRHELRFSLPGGEALVLAVQSKEQAQRWLKVVQEVGSQCSNTEGPDVSTSPIIQRKLELDKVLQSDRPASDSDSGPTVDTQSIAHVPGRDTTDSLNRGKRGAFSELTGSMSRAAGKKINRIITFSKRKPPLPGEVASSAGHHDNPRCGYLSVSLSGSWKERWCVVREGSLYLQKEPGEQRPPVTVVPLKGAEVVPGGPGPKHPFSFRILQGSNELAVLEASCSEDLGRWLGVLFAETGSSTLPEELHYDYIDVDTLTDIRHAARNSFMWATTTATSSSSTSTDSRTYDEVYESVEDRDVESSRAGQVRRHASFSSRDSEKTEQQAAIKRHVSNVNQYGRYGKTRAEEDARRYLTQKEELEKQKEELRNALISLRREKKELKEEMKRGTGQALEQRLAVLETLCKQKEEERVELELRLTEVKENLKKSLARGALGPPTDTKFSVKAQGSKVEKVYNETVPVNSASELRKRPPSLYASSKGNVMQRKKEWESKKTT, encoded by the exons TGGTGGTGGAGCGACTCGTGAATGAGCTGGGTTCTCTGCTGAAGATGTTGGACCACGAGACGGTCAGTCCTGCCACTGCTGACAAGATGGCCTCCATACGCAACACCCTGGACTCACTGCAGCTTTCTG TCAATGGATCAGATGTCTACATGAACAGCTGTCTCTATGGCAACGGCACAAGCTTTGTGGAGTCTCTGTTTGAGGATTTTG ACTGTGATTTGCACATGCTCAGTGTGTCTCCAGtggagcagaaagaggaagtggagaagacTGATCCCAATAAATCT GTTCCTCAGACACCCACCGACACGCCCCCTCCTGTGCCCACCACCCCACTTCCTGATGACTACTATGAGGAAGCTGTTCCCCTggatcctggatccacccctcaGTACTTCACCACCAATATGAACC cttccagGGACTCAGTGGAGGATGCTTATTATGAAGATGCGGACGATAACTACCCCATCACCTTGATCAACGGTCCTCCCAAAAACTCCT ACAATGACTCAGACGCTCTGAGCAGTTCCTATGAGTCTTACGAGGAAGAGGACGATGAGGCAAAGGGGCGGGACCGGCCTCAGAGATGGACGGCCGAGGAGAGCCCAGACGGACCAATTAGAGACTGCCGCATCTGCGCCTTCCTGCTACGGAAGAAGCGCTTCGGCCAATGGACTAAACAGCTTGTCGTCGTGCGAGACAATAAACTACAG TGTTATAAGAGCATCAAAGAGAGCACTCCCCACACAGAGCTCCCGCTGAATCTGTGCAACGTCATCTACGTCCCGAAGGAGGGCAAGAAAAAGAGACACGAGCTGCGCTTCTCGTTGCCTGGAGGCGAGGCTCTGGTCCTGGCTGTGCAGAGTAAGGAGCAGGCCCAGCGGTGGCTCAAG GTGGTGCAAGAAGTTGGCAGCCAATGTAGCAACACCGAAGGACCAGATGTTTCCACTTCTCCCATTATACAGAGGAAGCTGGAGCTTGACAAG GTGCTGCAGTCCGATCGGCCAGCATCAGACTCAGACAGCGGACCAACAGTGGACACTCAGTCCATTGCACATGTGCCAGGACGGGACACAACCGACTCACTAA ACCGAGGGAAGCGCGGAGCCTTCTCTGAGCTGACGGGGTCGATGAGCCGAGCAGCAGGGAAGAAAATCAATCGCATCATCACTTTCTCCAAACGGAAACCTCCTCTACCGGGAGAGGTCGCCTCCTCTGCTGGTCACCATGACAACCCGCGCTGTG GTTACCTGAGTGTGTCTCTTAGTGGCTCATGGAAGGAGCGCTGGTGTGTGGTGCGAGAAGGAAGCCTGTACCTGCAGAAGGAACCTGGGGAGCAGCGGCCCCCAGTCACCGTGGTGCCGCTCAAAGGGGCAGAGGTGGTGCCAGGCGGCCCCGGCCCCAAACACCCCTTCTCCTTCCGCATCCTGCAGGGAAGCAATGAACTGGCAGTTCTAGAG gCCAGCTGCTCGGAGGACCTTGGCCGCTGGCTCGGTGTGTTGTTTGCAGAGACCGGCAGCTCCACTCTCCCTGAAGAGCTGCACTACGACTACATCGACGTGGACACGCTCACCGACATACGGCACGCTGCCAGAAACTCCTTCAT GTGGGCCACTACCACTGCTacttcctccagcagcacctcgACAGACTCCAGAACTTATGATGAGGTCTATGAAAGTGTTGAG GACAGAGATGTTGAGAGCAGCAGGGCTGGCCAGGTGAGACGCCACGCCTCCTTCTCCAGCAGAGACTCTGAAAAGACTGAACAGCAGGCCGCCATCAAGAGACACGTCTCCA ATGTAAATCAGTATGGACGCTATGGAAAGACGCGAGCAGAGGAGGACGCCAGGCGGTACCTGACGCagaaagaggagctggagaagcaaAAAGAGGAGCTGAGAAATGCACTGATTTCCCTCCGCAGGGAGAAGAAGGAGTtgaaggaggagatgaagcgtggcacag gtCAAGCTCTGGAGCAGCGGTTAGCCGTGCTGGAGACGCTGTgtaaacagaaagaggaggagcgggtggagctggagctccGTCTGACAGAAGTCAAAGAAAACCTGAAGAAATCATTGGCTAGAGGAGCACTGGGTCCGCCCACTGACACCAAGTTCAGTGTGAAG gCACAGGGCAGTAAAGTTGAAAAGGTTTACAATGAGACTGTCCCAGTGAACTCAGCATCTGAGCTTCGTAAAAGGCCTCCATCTCTTTACGCCTCCTCCAAGGGGAATGTCATGCAGAGGAAGaag GAGTGGGAGTCAAAGAAGACGACCTAG
- the afap1l1b gene encoding actin filament-associated protein 1-like 1b isoform X2, whose protein sequence is MEPKPQSVVVERLVNELGSLLKMLDHETVSPATADKMASIRNTLDSLQLSVNGSDVYMNSCLYGNGTSFVESLFEDFDCDLHMLSVSPVEQKEEVEKTDPNKSTPTDTPPPVPTTPLPDDYYEEAVPLDPGSTPQYFTTNMNPSRDSVEDAYYEDADDNYPITLINGPPKNSYNDSDALSSSYESYEEEDDEAKGRDRPQRWTAEESPDGPIRDCRICAFLLRKKRFGQWTKQLVVVRDNKLQCYKSIKESTPHTELPLNLCNVIYVPKEGKKKRHELRFSLPGGEALVLAVQSKEQAQRWLKVVQEVGSQCSNTEGPDVSTSPIIQRKLELDKVLQSDRPASDSDSGPTVDTQSIAHVPGRDTTDSLNRGKRGAFSELTGSMSRAAGKKINRIITFSKRKPPLPGEVASSAGHHDNPRCGYLSVSLSGSWKERWCVVREGSLYLQKEPGEQRPPVTVVPLKGAEVVPGGPGPKHPFSFRILQGSNELAVLEASCSEDLGRWLGVLFAETGSSTLPEELHYDYIDVDTLTDIRHAARNSFMWATTTATSSSSTSTDSRTYDEVYESVEDRDVESSRAGQVRRHASFSSRDSEKTEQQAAIKRHVSNVNQYGRYGKTRAEEDARRYLTQKEELEKQKEELRNALISLRREKKELKEEMKRGTGQALEQRLAVLETLCKQKEEERVELELRLTEVKENLKKSLARGALGPPTDTKFSVKAQGSKVEKVYNETVPVNSASELRKRPPSLYASSKGNVMQRKKEWESKKTT, encoded by the exons TGGTGGTGGAGCGACTCGTGAATGAGCTGGGTTCTCTGCTGAAGATGTTGGACCACGAGACGGTCAGTCCTGCCACTGCTGACAAGATGGCCTCCATACGCAACACCCTGGACTCACTGCAGCTTTCTG TCAATGGATCAGATGTCTACATGAACAGCTGTCTCTATGGCAACGGCACAAGCTTTGTGGAGTCTCTGTTTGAGGATTTTG ACTGTGATTTGCACATGCTCAGTGTGTCTCCAGtggagcagaaagaggaagtggagaagacTGATCCCAATAAATCT ACACCCACCGACACGCCCCCTCCTGTGCCCACCACCCCACTTCCTGATGACTACTATGAGGAAGCTGTTCCCCTggatcctggatccacccctcaGTACTTCACCACCAATATGAACC cttccagGGACTCAGTGGAGGATGCTTATTATGAAGATGCGGACGATAACTACCCCATCACCTTGATCAACGGTCCTCCCAAAAACTCCT ACAATGACTCAGACGCTCTGAGCAGTTCCTATGAGTCTTACGAGGAAGAGGACGATGAGGCAAAGGGGCGGGACCGGCCTCAGAGATGGACGGCCGAGGAGAGCCCAGACGGACCAATTAGAGACTGCCGCATCTGCGCCTTCCTGCTACGGAAGAAGCGCTTCGGCCAATGGACTAAACAGCTTGTCGTCGTGCGAGACAATAAACTACAG TGTTATAAGAGCATCAAAGAGAGCACTCCCCACACAGAGCTCCCGCTGAATCTGTGCAACGTCATCTACGTCCCGAAGGAGGGCAAGAAAAAGAGACACGAGCTGCGCTTCTCGTTGCCTGGAGGCGAGGCTCTGGTCCTGGCTGTGCAGAGTAAGGAGCAGGCCCAGCGGTGGCTCAAG GTGGTGCAAGAAGTTGGCAGCCAATGTAGCAACACCGAAGGACCAGATGTTTCCACTTCTCCCATTATACAGAGGAAGCTGGAGCTTGACAAG GTGCTGCAGTCCGATCGGCCAGCATCAGACTCAGACAGCGGACCAACAGTGGACACTCAGTCCATTGCACATGTGCCAGGACGGGACACAACCGACTCACTAA ACCGAGGGAAGCGCGGAGCCTTCTCTGAGCTGACGGGGTCGATGAGCCGAGCAGCAGGGAAGAAAATCAATCGCATCATCACTTTCTCCAAACGGAAACCTCCTCTACCGGGAGAGGTCGCCTCCTCTGCTGGTCACCATGACAACCCGCGCTGTG GTTACCTGAGTGTGTCTCTTAGTGGCTCATGGAAGGAGCGCTGGTGTGTGGTGCGAGAAGGAAGCCTGTACCTGCAGAAGGAACCTGGGGAGCAGCGGCCCCCAGTCACCGTGGTGCCGCTCAAAGGGGCAGAGGTGGTGCCAGGCGGCCCCGGCCCCAAACACCCCTTCTCCTTCCGCATCCTGCAGGGAAGCAATGAACTGGCAGTTCTAGAG gCCAGCTGCTCGGAGGACCTTGGCCGCTGGCTCGGTGTGTTGTTTGCAGAGACCGGCAGCTCCACTCTCCCTGAAGAGCTGCACTACGACTACATCGACGTGGACACGCTCACCGACATACGGCACGCTGCCAGAAACTCCTTCAT GTGGGCCACTACCACTGCTacttcctccagcagcacctcgACAGACTCCAGAACTTATGATGAGGTCTATGAAAGTGTTGAG GACAGAGATGTTGAGAGCAGCAGGGCTGGCCAGGTGAGACGCCACGCCTCCTTCTCCAGCAGAGACTCTGAAAAGACTGAACAGCAGGCCGCCATCAAGAGACACGTCTCCA ATGTAAATCAGTATGGACGCTATGGAAAGACGCGAGCAGAGGAGGACGCCAGGCGGTACCTGACGCagaaagaggagctggagaagcaaAAAGAGGAGCTGAGAAATGCACTGATTTCCCTCCGCAGGGAGAAGAAGGAGTtgaaggaggagatgaagcgtggcacag gtCAAGCTCTGGAGCAGCGGTTAGCCGTGCTGGAGACGCTGTgtaaacagaaagaggaggagcgggtggagctggagctccGTCTGACAGAAGTCAAAGAAAACCTGAAGAAATCATTGGCTAGAGGAGCACTGGGTCCGCCCACTGACACCAAGTTCAGTGTGAAG gCACAGGGCAGTAAAGTTGAAAAGGTTTACAATGAGACTGTCCCAGTGAACTCAGCATCTGAGCTTCGTAAAAGGCCTCCATCTCTTTACGCCTCCTCCAAGGGGAATGTCATGCAGAGGAAGaag GAGTGGGAGTCAAAGAAGACGACCTAG